A part of Miscanthus floridulus cultivar M001 chromosome 6, ASM1932011v1, whole genome shotgun sequence genomic DNA contains:
- the LOC136457321 gene encoding uncharacterized protein, translating to MSMYLQGINWLVWEICEDTTYVVLEPHARTTQEQRDLHNANSRARSVLFSSLSLLEFERVSDYVTIWEIWVRLQSYHEGIVHVKTKLFETYKHEYENFSKLDGESIDAMFSRFQTIVNKMRANKAQLPYDDHERALKLLYALNWKVWDVKVSDIIDPANYDTLMVDELFSKLKSMEIDYQT from the coding sequence ATGTCCATGTATCTTCAGGGGATCAATTGGCTTGTTTGGGAGATTTGTGAGGATACTACTTATGTTGTGCTTGAACCTCATGCTCGTACCACTCAAGAACAAAGGGATCTACACAATGCAAATAGTAGAGCTCGTAGTGTTCTTTTCTCGAGTCTTTCTCTTCTGGAGTTCGAGAGAGTCTCCGATTATGTGACTATTTGGGAAATCTGGGtaaggcttcagagctatcatgAAGGAATCGTTCATGTCAAAACCAAACTCTTTGAGACGTACAAGCATGAGTATGAGAACTTCTCTAAGTTGGAcggcgagtccatcgatgccatgttttctcGCTTTCAGACTATTGTCAACAAGATGCGAGCAAATAAGGCACAACTACCTTATGATGATCATGAGAGGGCACTCAAGCTTCTATATGCCCTAAATTGGAAGGtgtgggatgtgaaggtgtccgATATCATCGATCCCGCAAACTATGACACTCTCATGGTGGATGAGCtattcagcaagctcaagtccatggAGATCGACTACCAGACCTAG